The genomic interval aacacaatgaAAGTACAAgatatgaaaccttggtatttaaaaactgaaatataggttctcacgagtatagacaaaacatcaacatgtataaaacaatTGCCTGGATATAAGTTCCCAAATGAGTAGAAATtccaacttaaacaaataaaatcctCGATAATCACAAATCCTCAATTCTGCATAATACATGTTCGAAAAACATTAAGATATAAAACATGTTATGCAAGAGATGACACTtcgaatataccaattgcaagaaaatatGATTAACCGCAAATACTAAAATTTCATTTCGATCAAATAAgtaatggcctaaaaacactctctccaaCATTAGTCGCCATCGCGAttaagttgagagccgtcaaggtcttcgcacccttgacgttgTCCTACCggtccccgtgtggtgaccccgggatcccgatgtatcatccaatcaagACTCTActctcccacctgatctggacaaatcaacactcaggtccaccatgTCATCTCTAAAAACTGGCCCGTGGGGActcactactgcagtagtcgggccttagcccgctgTTACCATCCAAACCCTAGATGATGGATcctcatataaatatatatatatatatatataattatattttataaataattataactcAAAATACTAAAGAAATGTAAAAACCGATAGTAGTACCAACATGAGTTTTACTATTAGAGCTAGTCCTACATGTACGAAACTCTTTTAACTCTTCTCACATCGACCATTAAATTGCACTGTCATTTGCAAATGAATGGTTGGTGTTCATTTGTTCTATTTAAATCAATCTTTTCCATCACTCATTTGATGTATCACCttttcaaataatcaaaataaaagtgTGTTTGCGCAAAATTTTCTGCGGCCAGTTTGGTTACTTATATGTTAATACTAAATAGTTGTAATATAAGTTATTGTACATGtaaatgattatttaatttgatgtaaAAGCTTCATATAAATGTAATTAGATTTGCATTTTAGtcaatttttacaatattttaatttagtgtAAAATTTATTGTAAGTTGAAATGTAATAAAGTAAGTGTTATCCACTCACCATtatattcattttatatttatttaaaaatatttaatacaataattatttttaattttaattataaaaatattttaaagtaataaaattaaataataaatattttttataaattgaaaatatgataaaaataattaatagagtaagtgtttttaaaattaattataatttttttcaagtaataaaattaaagaaatattaatttttttaaatttaatgaataatttattaaattatttaatcagtttctattaagttaatttttatgttaataataataataataatattgggTAATCTCAACATCTTATTTACATAgtaactatatttttaaatttacatcaaactaaataaaaaaaatgcgttttttcaaattacaacaaaccaaacaacaattatgtaaattaaaatataacagTTTTACCTAcactgtatttttatttatagacaACCAAACAGTTTTTATATGAAAGTTCATTGTCACGTAGATTTGTTGAATTTGCTCATTgctttggaaataaatgttcttaaaaaatttgaattaaataactaaaacaaaTGCCCATccctaatatttttaatgagaCTTGGTCATTATTTATTGTTGGAAGGGAAGCATGTCTCATTATTTATTGTTGGAAAGAGAagttgaagtaaaaaaaaaaaaaacagatatgGTCCTTTAATTTCAAGGGTGTAATTAAAGAAGACtttgaaaataatacaattGAGAACATGAACTCCGATTTAATAAAATGCTAGTGGGCTATAAAGAATTCGGAATAAAATGAGAATGCCTGTCCGACACCGACGGCATGGCGAACGGATTCTCTAGTCTGGcactaataaattattattattagtaattgaCTTGTATACTTAATGGCCTCACTTGGTGACAAGGTggactaaaaaaataacaaatacaaGTAAATTGTAGTAGCTTGATATATAGCTATTAGCTAACATGGGAGGTCACCGCTCACCAGcattttgagagagagagagagagagagagagagagagatggagacTATAGTTTCCTTGGCTGTGACGAAGCTGGCTGATCTCTTAGCACAAGAAGTTGGGTTTCTCAAAGGAGTAGATGATGAGCTGAGATCCCTTCATGATCTTCTCCAATGGATTGAAGCACTCCTTAAAGATACCGATATTCACAGCAACAAAGATGATGAACGTGCTAAGCTTTGGGTGAACCAGGTACGAGATCTTGCTCATGACTCCGAGGACATCATCGACGACTATGTCTTCAAAATGCATAAACACAAGTCCATCCGCGGTTACTTCTCTTCCTTAAGAACATTTGTTGTTCTTCCTTCAAAATTAGTAATCCTCCATGAACTTCACAATAATATTGGCAAGGTCAAGGGGAGAGCTCAGGAGATCTATAATAATCGTACGTTTGCCTATGGGAGCATTGGAGCAACTTCTTCAGATCCATTTGCCAATAAAGAAAGACAACCACCACCATTGATGAGCAGGAGACCAATTGCAAGTCCAGttttggaggaggaggtggatgTTCTGGGCTTTGATGCGCATTTCCAGTCATTGGCAAGGATGCTGATTGGGGATGATGTGAATCAGCTGAGGCGTGCTGTGGTATCGATCACTGGCATGGGAGGTGCAGGCAAAACCACTCTCGCCAAGAAGATCTTCTCTGACTCTGGCATCAGGAGGCACTTTACCTGTCATGCATGGATCTGGGTCTCACAAAAGTATCGACCTCGAGAAGTATTAGAGACCATTGCTAAAGATGTGATTAGTATGCCTAAGAAAGAATCGAAATACCTAAGCGATGAGGAGTTGAATCAGGAGGTTATTAAGTacttgaaagaaaagaaatacttGGTGATCTTAGATGATGTATGGAGCAAAAGAGCTTGGGATAGCATCAAAAAAGTGCTACCAGACATGATGAATGGAAGTCGAGTGTTGTTAACCACTCGCAACCATGATGTAGCATTGTATGCAGATAGGCAGAGCCCTCCCTACGATCTCAGGTTCTTGGGAGAAGAAGATAGCTGGAGGTTGTTTTGCAGAAAGGCAATTCCAACAAAGTGCAGCAATGATTGTCCGCCAGACTTGGAAGATATAGGAAGAAAGATGGTAGCGAAATGTTGCGGTTTGCCGCTTGCCATCATTGTATTGGGAGGGCTGGTGTTGACTAAACGGCAATCAAAGGAGGAATGGAAGAAGATGCTAAAAAGCGCCAATTGGCAACTCAGGCAGGGTGAAGAGCAGATCTCAGAAATGCTAGCTCTCAGCTACCATCATCTCCCTTACTATATCAAACCATGCTTTCTCTACTTTAGCATCTTCCCCAAGGGCTCTCTGATCAGTGCCAAGAGGCTTATGCGAATATGGATTGCGGAGGGGTTTATCCAACCCAGAGGCCAGGAAACAATATTGGAGGAAGTCGCAGAGGATTACCTGGAGGATTTGGTGCATTGGAGTATGATTCAAGTGGTGGAGAGACATGATCATGGCGGCATCAAGATTTGTCAAATCCATGAGCTTCTCCATGACCTCTCAATCTCTCTTGCCCAAGGTATGAACTTCATGCATATTTCTAGTAATGACAATGAGAAGAATATTTTACATAAACCCCGTCGACTTGCTTTCCATGATGACAAGAGTACTAGTTTCATTGCTCAATTGAAGTCTACTGACTCCACTTCTCGTTTGCGCACTATAACTTTGATAAGCATATATAAGAGGACCTCTGAATTGGAGAAATTCTTCCATAATATTAAGTTGCTGAGAGTTATAAATATTCAGGGTACAAGAATCAAGTCATTGCCGAATGATATAGGAAAGTTAATCCATTTAAGGTACTTGGGTTTGCGTTGTACAGATATAAGAGAGCTGCCATCCTCCATCGGCAAACTCACTAATCTGCAAACTCTTGACGTCAAAAATTCCATGTATATCAGTGAGCTACCAAGTCAAGTGTGGAAGATGCAGCGCAATCTAAGACATTTGGAAGGCACTGGTTTTTCCATCAAGGGACAACCAAGCACTGAGAGCCTGCCCAATCTACAAACTCTGTCAAGTGCTAAAGGTGACACATGGTTGGAAAATGGTTTACAAAAGATGACAAGTCTAAGAAAACTAGGAGTTCATGATGTCACTGGCACTTGTAAAGTGGCATTGTTAGATTGTCTTAGCAAACTAGACAATCTCAATAAATTGGCATGGAAAGCCGGGCAAGATGGTATGGTACCTAGCTCAATACTCTCCACTAGTCAACACAAGAATAAACTCCAAGTTCTTTATTTGCATGGCCGATTGGAAGGGCTGCCAGATGTTACTTGCATGCCTGCGAGCCTCACCAAGTTGACCTTTGAATTAACAATGCTTCGAGAAGATCCCCTATTGAAGTTAGGGAAGCTAGATAACCTTCAGGTTCTTAGATTAAGACATCATGCTTTTGTTGGAAGGGAGATGATTTGTTCGGAGAAAGGATTCCCTCAATTGAAAGTGTTAGAACTGAATTCCTTACATGAATTGAAGCTGTGGAGTATAGAGGATGAAGCCATGCCAAAGCTTAGAGAACTGGAAATAGAGAAATGTCCTCTGAGGATGCTTCCCCAGGGCCTTCCAAAGGTTACCAGTCTACAAGAGTTAAAAGTGATAGGCATGAATGATAACTTCTGCAAAAGGTTGAGACCAAATGATGGTGAGGATTGGGAAAAAGATCAAACACATACCTTCAGTCGCCATCATACCTGCTCGTTCTGTT from Dioscorea cayenensis subsp. rotundata cultivar TDr96_F1 chromosome 7, TDr96_F1_v2_PseudoChromosome.rev07_lg8_w22 25.fasta, whole genome shotgun sequence carries:
- the LOC120265295 gene encoding probable disease resistance protein RF9, producing the protein METIVSLAVTKLADLLAQEVGFLKGVDDELRSLHDLLQWIEALLKDTDIHSNKDDERAKLWVNQVRDLAHDSEDIIDDYVFKMHKHKSIRGYFSSLRTFVVLPSKLVILHELHNNIGKVKGRAQEIYNNRTFAYGSIGATSSDPFANKERQPPPLMSRRPIASPVLEEEVDVLGFDAHFQSLARMLIGDDVNQLRRAVVSITGMGGAGKTTLAKKIFSDSGIRRHFTCHAWIWVSQKYRPREVLETIAKDVISMPKKESKYLSDEELNQEVIKYLKEKKYLVILDDVWSKRAWDSIKKVLPDMMNGSRVLLTTRNHDVALYADRQSPPYDLRFLGEEDSWRLFCRKAIPTKCSNDCPPDLEDIGRKMVAKCCGLPLAIIVLGGLVLTKRQSKEEWKKMLKSANWQLRQGEEQISEMLALSYHHLPYYIKPCFLYFSIFPKGSLISAKRLMRIWIAEGFIQPRGQETILEEVAEDYLEDLVHWSMIQVVERHDHGGIKICQIHELLHDLSISLAQDIRELPSSIGKLTNLQTLDVKNSMYISELPSQVWKMQRNLRHLEGTGFSIKGQPSTESLPNLQTLSSAKGDTWLENGLQKMTSLRKLGVHDVTGTCKVALLDCLSKLDNLNKLAWKAGQDGMVPSSILSTSQHKNKLQVLYLHGRLEGLPDVTCMPASLTKLTFELTMLREDPLLKLGKLDNLQVLRLRHHAFVGREMICSEKGFPQLKVLELNSLHELKLWSIEDEAMPKLRELEIEKCPLRMLPQGLPKVTSLQELKVIGMNDNFCKRLRPNDGEDWEKDQTHTFSRHHTCSFC